TCCCCGAGGTCAGCGAGCTTGACAACGAGGATGCGCCGCTCAGTTGCGCCCACGTCGCGCCTCCGCGATCACGTCGAGCGTCAGCTGGGCTGTTCGTTCCCAGGTGAAGCCGGCGGCACGACGCGCGCCCCGCTCGACCAGGTCGACTCGGTTCGCGGGATCAAGCGCTGCGAGGATGCCGTCGCGGATGGAGCGAACATCATGCGGGTCGACGAGAATCGCAGCGTCGCCCGATACCTCCGGCATGCTGCCGACGTTGCTGGTTACGACTGGCGCGCCGGAGGCCATCGCCTCGAGGATCCCAAGCCCGAACCCCTCGTAGAGCGCCGGATGGACGAACGCCGCCGCGCCCGCATACAGGGCCGGCACGAGTTCGTCGGGAACATAGCCGAGCCGGATGATGCGGTCGCTCCTGGGGCTCTGTTTCAGACGACGCTCGATCGGGTCACTCATCCAGCCCGATCGTCCGCCGATAACGAGATGCAGGTCATGATTGTCGAGCTGCTCGAATGCTTCGACAAGACGAACGACGTTCTTCCGCGGCTGAACTGTGCTGAGGAACAGTAGATATGGACGCGTGATTCCGGCGTGCGAAAGCGTGGCCGATGGATCGTGGCGGCGAAATCGCTGGTGGTCGATGCCGGAGTGGACGACCGCAATCTTGCCGGGCCGCACCCCATAGTGACGAATCAGATCGTCACGTGTCGTGGCGGAGACTGCGATGAGACGGCTGGCAACACGACCGTTCCAGCGAGTCGTGCGGTCGAGCATCAGCCGGGATGCCTGGTCGTGCGCCTCAGGCTCATGCAGGTAACCGAGGTCGTGGATCGTCGCGATCGAGGCTCGCGGGTGAATGACCGGGATGACGTGGGATGGAACAAAGAGCGCCGCCGGCCGGTCGCGAAGCATCCGCAGCGAGAGGCCGGCATGAGTCCAGAGCCGCGGCATCCGGATGAGCTCGTGATCCACATGCGAGCCGGAGGGCCAGTCCGGCCGGAACTCGCGATGGTAGTACGTCATTGCCGGCCCCTCGTCGATGGCGGCCATCGCGCGCAGAAGCTCAAACGAGTACCACTCGGTTCCGGTCCGCTCGGCCGAGTCAGAACGGCTGGCATCAACCGCGAGGTCAACCCGTCGCATGGGTGCTCAACAGCGAGTCGATCGTGGCGATAACAGCCTCGGGTGTGATTGCCAACATGCAACCGCAGCCGGCTGGCCGACCGGGGCTGAGATCGCCGCACCGCGGGCATCGCCAGCCAGCCGAGATGATTCTGTGACGTACAGGGTCACCCCATGGGCCGTAGCGGCACGGGTCGCTTGGGCCAAAGAGGTGGATCGTTGGCGTCCCGGCCGCAACGGCCAGGTGCATCGGCCCGCTGTCGGCGCCGATGGCGAGGGTTGCTCCGCGCATGATTTCCAGGAGTCCCGCGATGTTCGTCTGGCCGGCGAGGCTTACCGCATCGACGCCCGAGGTGATGCGATCGCAGAGATCACGTTCCCCGTCGCTGCCGGTCACGACGACCGAGACCCCCTGATTCCGCGAGGCATCGATCACCTGCCGCCAGCGAGACTCCGGCCAGAGCTTGACAGCGGCGCCGGAACCCGGATGGATGACGACATAACTGCTGTCGATGCCGGCCGCGCGCAAGAGGGACGTCGTGCCGTCACGAGCCGACTTGCATGGTGGTATCGAGAGCGGGGCTGTCACCGGCGAAGGCAGTTCACCTCCGACCCATTCAGCGACGATCCTGGCCGCCCGCAGAGCTGCGTGCTCGTCGTCGACAAGGAGTGCCTGACGAGTTGCAAACCGGCTCGCGCGAGGATCATCCGACGTAATGACCTCGGAGGCCACGAGCGACCCCAACCAGGCCGCCCACCATGCGTCCGGGCGCAGGACGATCGCGATTCCCGCATTCAGGCGAGCCAGTGATCTGGCCGCCGACTTCAGCTTCCGGTACGGCGCGCTCGGATCACGGGTGGCGGCGCGCGTAAACCCGGGAAATTCGACTGTCACGATATCGTCGACTGGCCACGCCATACGTGCAATGTCGCTCGACCAGCTGCCGACGACGGCGACAAGGCGAACATCCGGCAATTGCTGCCGGAGCAAGCGGACCGCCGGCTGCGACAGGAGGATGTCTCCAAGATGATCCGGCTGCATGACAAGCACGGTGTCGCCAGCGCTCGTCGCGCGTGGCGATACTCCGGCTGCAACGACAAGCCCCGCGTCGCGAATCATGTGTGCCAAAGTCGTCATTCCGACGAGCCTCCCGGCGGAAGGATGGCCAGGCAGGCTGCGGAGACCTGTTCAACCGTGACGTCGCTCGTGCATGGCACTGTCGCGCTGCTTGCCCGCCGAAGATCAACATCGGGGAGTGTCCACGAAGCCGCGGGCGCCACGACGGTCACTCGATCGCCGATCGGTCGGTACCGGCGGGGATTGGTCGGGCCGAAGATCGCGACGACGGGCGTCCCAGTCGCCGCGGCGATATGGCTCATGCCAGTGTCACCGCCGACGTACAGGCTCGATCTGGCTGCGACGGCAATGGCGCCCCCGAGGCTGACCTGGCCGGCGAGAGAGCGGTCGCTC
The Thermomicrobiales bacterium genome window above contains:
- a CDS encoding glycosyltransferase family 1 protein, translating into MRRVDLAVDASRSDSAERTGTEWYSFELLRAMAAIDEGPAMTYYHREFRPDWPSGSHVDHELIRMPRLWTHAGLSLRMLRDRPAALFVPSHVIPVIHPRASIATIHDLGYLHEPEAHDQASRLMLDRTTRWNGRVASRLIAVSATTRDDLIRHYGVRPGKIAVVHSGIDHQRFRRHDPSATLSHAGITRPYLLFLSTVQPRKNVVRLVEAFEQLDNHDLHLVIGGRSGWMSDPIERRLKQSPRSDRIIRLGYVPDELVPALYAGAAAFVHPALYEGFGLGILEAMASGAPVVTSNVGSMPEVSGDAAILVDPHDVRSIRDGILAALDPANRVDLVERGARRAAGFTWERTAQLTLDVIAEARRGRN
- a CDS encoding glycosyltransferase family 9 protein, encoding MTTLAHMIRDAGLVVAAGVSPRATSAGDTVLVMQPDHLGDILLSQPAVRLLRQQLPDVRLVAVVGSWSSDIARMAWPVDDIVTVEFPGFTRAATRDPSAPYRKLKSAARSLARLNAGIAIVLRPDAWWAAWLGSLVASEVITSDDPRASRFATRQALLVDDEHAALRAARIVAEWVGGELPSPVTAPLSIPPCKSARDGTTSLLRAAGIDSSYVVIHPGSGAAVKLWPESRWRQVIDASRNQGVSVVVTGSDGERDLCDRITSGVDAVSLAGQTNIAGLLEIMRGATLAIGADSGPMHLAVAAGTPTIHLFGPSDPCRYGPWGDPVRHRIISAGWRCPRCGDLSPGRPAGCGCMLAITPEAVIATIDSLLSTHATG